The DNA region CTGAATCAAAAGGTTTGTTAAGGTAATCATCTGCTCCAGCCTTATATCCTTTTAAAACATCTTCTTTCATGGTTTTAGCGGTAAGGAAAACGATAGGAACATTTTCGTTCTTTTCGCGAATCTCCTTTGCCAAGGTAAAACCGTCCTTATAAGGCATCATCACATCCAATATACAGATGTCATAATTATCTTTTTTAAATTTCTCAAATCCCTCCATACCATTCTTGGCTAAAGTGACATCAAAATCATTCATTGATAAATAGTCCTTCAGCACAATTCCAAAATTGGGATCATCCTCTACTAAGAGTATTTTTTTATTTACTGTTTCCATAACTTGTTGAGTTAGATTAAAGGCAATTTTATATAGAAAGTACTTCCCTTTCCTTTTTCACTTTCTGCGTAAACCTCACCTTGGTGATCATCTACAATCTTTTTCACATATGCCAACCCGAGTCCATGCCCTTTAACATTATGTAAATCTCCCGTGTGCTCACGGTAGAATTTTTCAAATACTTTTTTGACCACGGCTTTACTCATTCCGGCTCCTTGGTCTTTTATTTCAATTACAATATAGTTTTTAGCAACTTCCGTAGACACGTTTATTCTAGGCGCCTTGGCGGAATACTTAATGGCGTTATCAAGAATATTTACAATTACGTTTGTAAAATGCATTTCACTGGCAAGAACCTCTGTTCTCTTAGCCTTTAAATGTGTTTCTATATATCCACCGCGATCAGCTACAATAAGCTCTACATGTGCTATTGCATCTTCTATTATGTCGTGTACATCTACTCTGTCCTTACTAATATCTAACTGATTCTTTTCCAGCTTGGATATACGTAATACATTTTCAACCTGAGCGTGCATACGTTTATTTTCTTCACGAATCATGCTCAAATACCTATCAACCTTATCCGGGTCCCCTATTATCTTTGGGTTACGGATAGCCTCAACCGCTAGGTTAATAGTTGCTATAGGTGTTTTGAACTCATGCGTCATGTTATTTATAAAATCAGATTTTATCTCTGAAATCTGTTTTTGACGAATAAGCTGGTAAATTGCTCCCGAATAAGCAATCACGATCACCAAAGTAAAAAGTAATGATAGTAGCGCCATTTTTATAATAGACTGAATCAAAAACTTCTTTTTCTTTGGAAAAGCGATGAGCAAAGAAAAATTACTCGCCCCCTCACTATCCTTAAAAATAGGAGTTTCATACAGCATATCTTTCGTAAACTTGAATTTCCTAGACTTTACCTTGGTGGGAAGTCCCCTGCTGTACACCCCATATTCATATTCAATATTAAGGTTCCTGTTCTTAAGTTCACGGTCAAGCAACAGTTGAATTTCTTGATTAGAAACTCGCTTATGAATAGGCACTTTCTTAGCATATTCACTAAAAACATCTTCAAATTGGGCTCTTTCTATAGACGATAAACCCCCAATTTTCTGAAGCTTTTGTACTGCATTTAGCTTATACTCCTTTCCATCCAATCCAAAATCTTCTTTAAAAATAGTTTTGGACCGCTTACTCGTATAATTCTTAATTGTGGCTATGGTATCTCCACCATTACCATTATCAAAGAACGTAGATGCTATATTGTAATCTTCCTCTAAAATACCATGGGAATAAAACCGAATCTCATTGGAGTTTATATCACGGTCTATAAAAAAGATATTTCGCAAGTGAGAACTTTTAGGTTCCCCTACACTATCTTTTACATCAATGTAACGTTCAAAATAATCCTTTGTCTCTCTCTCCTCAATTTTATCGGAAACCTGATTCAATACCTCAGATACTGTATTGGAAAACTGTTCTTCTTTGTCTTCCACAGATTGTTTTATCCACAAGAATTGAACAGATATTATTCCTATCAGGGAGAGACTCATCAACGCCACCAAAAGGACAAATAACCTCTTATTCATTTAAAAGCAAAATTAAAGATTTAACAACTAGCAGTTAGTACGTTTAACCAAACCTTAACAAAAATGTTAAAACTGCGTGAGGCCTATATTTTATTAAGTATATCACGGTGAACATCTAATACTTGAACCTTGGTTTGTTCTATATTATCATTTTGGATGATATAGTGGGAAGCCTCTATTTTTTTAGTATCATCCCATTGGTTTTTCATTCGGGCCTTAATACCCTCTACCGTGCTTGAGGCATCTCTTTGCATAACTCGATCAATTCTAATCTCTTTTGGAGCGGTCACCAAAATGATGCAATCATAAAAATCCTGCGAGCCAATTTCGAATATAATGGCAGCTTCTTGAATTACATAATCTGAGCTTTGTTCGTCTGCCCATTTTATAAAATCCGAACGGACAGCCGGGTGCACTATTGCGTTTAATTCCTCTAAAAGTTCTTTAGTATTGAATACTTGCTGAGAGACAAAAGCTCTGTTCAATTCTCCATTTTTATAAGCTTCCTCCCCAAGTAGTTCCTTAATTTGTTGAATTAATTCTGGAGAATTTTGCATCAAGTCTTTTGCCTTCTCATCAGAATTATAGCAGGGCACGCCCAACTCCCGGAACATTTTGGCCACAGTAGTTTTACCACTACCAATACCTCCTGTTAAGCCTACTTTTATCATTTTTTATTCAATATATATTCCACACTTTCATTTTGAAGTTTTACGCTATGCAAACCACTCGGCTTCTTTCGTAATTCTAACTGAAGCCTATCCGCATTATTATCTTTCAATTGACCATAATCTGCAATAACCTCAAAATCTGAAGCTTCCAGTTTTTTTAGACGTTTCAATTTAGCCTTACATACTACGGAAACTTTATCAGGAAACGTTTTTACATTTATATTTTTAGGGAAATGAACCGTAGTAATAGGCACTTCAAAAACCTTTTCGGAAAAACGTGCAATTTTAGCCGTTAACTCCACTTCACCACTTGAGTATTGTGTATTTTTCAGTTCTTTGGATTTATAGATTTCCAGAGTTTCTGAAAAATCAGCATCCAAATCCGGTAATGCCAACTTATGCGTCCGCACCACCTCTATCGTATCAATTTCTTTAGAAGGCCCGGTAAGAGTAATAGAATCTGGCTGAACCTCCATCTTTCCATCTATCAAATAATTCCTGGCCATATTGACCTCTATATTAGGCTTTACGGGAACTTTTTTAGACACAACGGCCAGCATTCCCACAAACAGCGTATCGGTTTCAATATCAATTAAAGACATAGATGCACTTAACTGCCTTTCTACCTGCTTTCTATATATGTCTTGTGGTATATAAAAAATAGAATCTTTTTGCTGGGCATCGGCAAGATCAATAGCTATTTTGGAATGTTTAAAGTTGAAACCCAAAAACTGAAACCCTCCTGCTTCTAGCTTTACTTTTAATTCACTATCCGTAGCTCCCTTGAACAAATACCCCTCGGGAACATTTACATACTCTAAATCGAAATTGGCGGTACTTACATAACTCTCCGAAAGGTTATTAATAAGCCATATTAAAGTCGAGAAAAATAAAAACACTAAAAATATTTTTACCTTCCTCTTCTTAAGTGCCTTCTTTATTTTATCTATTACCCAGTTTACCAATTATTTAAAAAATAAATGTGGAAACAATGTTTCCGGTTGCTTTTTGCTAAAGTTAAGGAAGATGGTGGATTTTAAAAAACCATATCCATACCCCATAAATTGAATACTTACGGCAATTAATGAAAATAATGCCACTGCTAAATTTCTATTCTTTAAAAGTGAATCTATAAAAATGAGCATAAAATAAACAACATATAAATATAGGGGCACAGTAATACCAACAACCAAAAATAAGAGTGACACTATAAACCCCAAACAAAACAGTGTAGGAAACCAATAGGTCATTTTTGCAGTTTTAGGATGCCATTTGTTCAAAATAGGGCGAACACTACCAAATTTTTTTACTTGAACAAAAAATTTGTTCCAATCTATACGGCGCTTGTGATATACAAATGCCTCAGGAATTAATTTGGTACTAAATCCCTCTTTCCAGATACGAAAAGTAAAATCTGGGTCCTCCCCGGGATGTATTTTCCCAAAACCACCAACAGTTTCAAAGGCTATTTTTGAAATCCCCATATTAAAGCTTCTTGGCTGAAACTTATCCAATGCTTTTTTATTACCGCGAATTCCACCAGTAGTAAGCACTGATGTCATGGCATAATTGATAGCTTTTTGCAGAACACCAAAAGATTCATGAGCTGCATCCGGCCCACCAAAACAATGAACAAATTCTTTTTCCAAAGTACTATGAACCGCATCTAAGTACTGAGGCGGAATCATACAATCCGAATCTACAATAAGAAAATAATTTCCCTTGGCACGGGTCATTCCGTAGTTTCTAGAATCTCCCGGCCCTGAATTCGGTTTTTTATAATAGGAAATGAATAGCTTATCTCTATATTTTCCTACCACTTCTTCAGAGGAAAAAGTTGAACCGTCTTCTACAATCAACACTTCAAAATCTTTTGAATAGGTCTGATGCGTAAGACTTTCCAACAACTCCGCAATTTCATCGGGTCTGTTGTAAACAGGAACTATAAACGAAAAAGATAAATCCATGAGCTTTTATACGGAAATTCTAAAGGCGTTTTAATAACTGGAATAGATGCTATAAAATGCCCAAAATATATGCCGAAAAACAATACTTCGCCAGAATTAAATCTATTGAAAAGTGTTTTACCCTACTCCTCGGTAAAGCGTTCTATAACCTCCTGGCTAACCCCAGTATTAGAGAAGCCTCCGTCATGGAACAAGTTTTGCATAGTGACCTTCTTGGTCAAGTCAGAAAAGAGCGTTACCGTATAATCCGCACACTCCAATGCAGTTGCATTTCCTAAAGGCGACATTTTTTCAGCATAGCTAATAAAGCCTCCAAATCCTTTCACTCCTTGGCCAGCAGTTGTTGGTGTAGGGGATTGTGATATGGTATTTACACGAACATTTTTCTCTTTTCCAAAGAAATAACCAAAGCTACGTGCTACGGACTCTAAATATGCTTTATTATCCGCCATATCATTATAATCAGGAAAAACACGTTGCGCGGCCATATAGGTCAAAGCAACGATACTACCCCACTCCTGCATAGCATCTGCTTTGTACAAGCTTTGCAATACTTTATGAAAAGAAAGTGCGGAAACGTCCCATCCTTTAGTAGTGAAATCATATTTTTCATCCGTGTAAGAACGTCCTTTTCTAACGTTTACCGACATACCGATAGCGTGCAATACAAAATCTATTTTTCCTCCAAGAATTTCCATGGATTGGGCTACCAAATTTGCAAGATCTTCTTCGCTAGTTGCATCGGCAGGAATAATTTGGGAACCTGTTTTTTCGGCCAAATCTTTAATTTGCCCTAAACGCATAGCTACAGGTGCATTGGTCAAAACAAACGTTCCTCCTTCTTCATGAATTCGCTCTGCAGTTTTCCATGCTATTGAATTTTCATCCAAAGCTCCAAAAATAATTCCCTTCTTACCTTTTAATAAATTATATGACATTTTGATAGATTCTGTTGGTTGTTCTTAAAGCTTCAAAGATATTTAAAAAGTTGGCAACAAAGAGTTGCCTAAAGAAGAAAAAAGCATTTATACTAATAAAAGAGGCCTCAATAACTAAATTAAACCACGAGAGTCATGTACTCTTCTCTTGTTTTAGTTCAAAAGTTGTCTTGCGTGAGCCATTGCAGAATCAGAAAGTTCTTTACCTCCTAACATTTCCGCTAACTCCAGCACCCTTTCTTCATCTGATAACTGCTTCATATTTGTTTTGGTAACCGCACCCTCCTCCAACTTATAAACCTTAAAATGATGATCGCCCTTGGATGCCACCTGTGGTAAATGCGTAATAGAAAACACCTGCATACTTTTACTCATTACCTGCATAATATCTCCCATTTTCCCAGATATTTCGCCGGACACTCCGGTATCGATTTCATCGAACATAATAGTAGGCAGGTTTTCGTATTTGGCCAAAATAGATTTTATGGTTAGCATAATACGAGAAAGTTCACCACCGGACGCTACTTTTTTCAACTCCCCGTAATCCCCTCCTTTGTTCGCAGAGAACAAAAAGGTAAGTCCATCTGCTCCGTTTGTTTTAAAATCATCAGCCTTAAAAAGCTCAATTTTAAACGTAGCACTTGGCATCCCTAAAGCTTTTAACGAATCTTCCAACTGTTTTTTAAGCTCCGGAATGACCTTTTTACGCTTAGCTGTCAACGAATCCGCAGCCTTTTGTAATATAAGTTTTTGAGCTACAAGCTCCTGTTCCTTTTTTTCTATGTCCGCTTCAAGGTTTTCCGTCACACTAACTTTTTCGGCCAGTTCTTCCCTAATTTGCAACAATTCCGAAATTTCTTGAACGCTATGTTTTTTCTGCAAATCATACAGCTGCTGAAGCTTGGTGTTGGTTTCCTCTAGCAATTCCGGGTTTGCTTCCGTGTCTTCTTGATAGTTCTGAAGCTCAGAAGCAATATCATCTACTTCAATAAAAACAGATTGTACGCGTTGGTTCAAATCTGCATATTGATTTCCAAAACCCGATAATTTATTCGCTACTTGCTTTAGCTCCGTGAGCAAGCTTACAATCCCTACTTGCTCATCGTTCAATAATTGATGACCCGAGGAAATCAATTCTAAAATATTCTCTACGTTATTAAGCTGTTCGTATTGCTCCT from Zobellia alginiliquefaciens includes:
- a CDS encoding sensor histidine kinase; the protein is MNKRLFVLLVALMSLSLIGIISVQFLWIKQSVEDKEEQFSNTVSEVLNQVSDKIEERETKDYFERYIDVKDSVGEPKSSHLRNIFFIDRDINSNEIRFYSHGILEEDYNIASTFFDNGNGGDTIATIKNYTSKRSKTIFKEDFGLDGKEYKLNAVQKLQKIGGLSSIERAQFEDVFSEYAKKVPIHKRVSNQEIQLLLDRELKNRNLNIEYEYGVYSRGLPTKVKSRKFKFTKDMLYETPIFKDSEGASNFSLLIAFPKKKKFLIQSIIKMALLSLLFTLVIVIAYSGAIYQLIRQKQISEIKSDFINNMTHEFKTPIATINLAVEAIRNPKIIGDPDKVDRYLSMIREENKRMHAQVENVLRISKLEKNQLDISKDRVDVHDIIEDAIAHVELIVADRGGYIETHLKAKRTEVLASEMHFTNVIVNILDNAIKYSAKAPRINVSTEVAKNYIVIEIKDQGAGMSKAVVKKVFEKFYREHTGDLHNVKGHGLGLAYVKKIVDDHQGEVYAESEKGKGSTFYIKLPLI
- the coaE gene encoding dephospho-CoA kinase (Dephospho-CoA kinase (CoaE) performs the final step in coenzyme A biosynthesis.); amino-acid sequence: MIKVGLTGGIGSGKTTVAKMFRELGVPCYNSDEKAKDLMQNSPELIQQIKELLGEEAYKNGELNRAFVSQQVFNTKELLEELNAIVHPAVRSDFIKWADEQSSDYVIQEAAIIFEIGSQDFYDCIILVTAPKEIRIDRVMQRDASSTVEGIKARMKNQWDDTKKIEASHYIIQNDNIEQTKVQVLDVHRDILNKI
- a CDS encoding YbbR-like domain-containing protein, encoding MFLFFSTLIWLINNLSESYVSTANFDLEYVNVPEGYLFKGATDSELKVKLEAGGFQFLGFNFKHSKIAIDLADAQQKDSIFYIPQDIYRKQVERQLSASMSLIDIETDTLFVGMLAVVSKKVPVKPNIEVNMARNYLIDGKMEVQPDSITLTGPSKEIDTIEVVRTHKLALPDLDADFSETLEIYKSKELKNTQYSSGEVELTAKIARFSEKVFEVPITTVHFPKNINVKTFPDKVSVVCKAKLKRLKKLEASDFEVIADYGQLKDNNADRLQLELRKKPSGLHSVKLQNESVEYILNKK
- a CDS encoding glycosyltransferase, which encodes MDLSFSFIVPVYNRPDEIAELLESLTHQTYSKDFEVLIVEDGSTFSSEEVVGKYRDKLFISYYKKPNSGPGDSRNYGMTRAKGNYFLIVDSDCMIPPQYLDAVHSTLEKEFVHCFGGPDAAHESFGVLQKAINYAMTSVLTTGGIRGNKKALDKFQPRSFNMGISKIAFETVGGFGKIHPGEDPDFTFRIWKEGFSTKLIPEAFVYHKRRIDWNKFFVQVKKFGSVRPILNKWHPKTAKMTYWFPTLFCLGFIVSLLFLVVGITVPLYLYVVYFMLIFIDSLLKNRNLAVALFSLIAVSIQFMGYGYGFLKSTIFLNFSKKQPETLFPHLFFK
- a CDS encoding enoyl-ACP reductase FabI, with the translated sequence MSYNLLKGKKGIIFGALDENSIAWKTAERIHEEGGTFVLTNAPVAMRLGQIKDLAEKTGSQIIPADATSEEDLANLVAQSMEILGGKIDFVLHAIGMSVNVRKGRSYTDEKYDFTTKGWDVSALSFHKVLQSLYKADAMQEWGSIVALTYMAAQRVFPDYNDMADNKAYLESVARSFGYFFGKEKNVRVNTISQSPTPTTAGQGVKGFGGFISYAEKMSPLGNATALECADYTVTLFSDLTKKVTMQNLFHDGGFSNTGVSQEVIERFTEE
- the recN gene encoding DNA repair protein RecN, producing MLVHLSIKNYALIDSLNVAFTNGFTCITGETGAGKSILLGGLSLVLGKRADLSSLRDKDKKCVIEAEFQIDKYNLKSFFKDEDLDYEERTIIRREIQPSGKSRAFVNDSPVRLDILTKLGSSLIDVHSQHQTLQLTDNDFQLKVIDALADNKKLLEEYVSKLRLYKTTSKELARLVEFQKEANKEHDYNSFLLEELQAAPLKLGLQEELEEQYEQLNNVENILELISSGHQLLNDEQVGIVSLLTELKQVANKLSGFGNQYADLNQRVQSVFIEVDDIASELQNYQEDTEANPELLEETNTKLQQLYDLQKKHSVQEISELLQIREELAEKVSVTENLEADIEKKEQELVAQKLILQKAADSLTAKRKKVIPELKKQLEDSLKALGMPSATFKIELFKADDFKTNGADGLTFLFSANKGGDYGELKKVASGGELSRIMLTIKSILAKYENLPTIMFDEIDTGVSGEISGKMGDIMQVMSKSMQVFSITHLPQVASKGDHHFKVYKLEEGAVTKTNMKQLSDEERVLELAEMLGGKELSDSAMAHARQLLN